One region of Primulina tabacum isolate GXHZ01 chromosome 1, ASM2559414v2, whole genome shotgun sequence genomic DNA includes:
- the LOC142555345 gene encoding U-box domain-containing protein 20-like, whose amino-acid sequence MISTWRRRISARRAAKKQSLEEEDNANMELAIPSHFRCPISLDLMKDPVTLSTGITYDRESIEKWIEAGNVTCPITKRVLRDLEPIPNHAIRKIIQEWCVENRSYGVERIPTPRIPVTSHEVLEILTKIEDAIRRNDDESCLGLVSMIKSLAKESDRNKRCIVSNKAGRVLSAAFEALSKRDSINEHVALYEEILSMLTISLESPLDEETKKNMSTSESLQSIVWFLRFGSLPGQRNAVLVLKVILSCNDQEMVEDLVKIEGLLDALVKLIKEPICPTTTKASLLAMYYIITSSQLNSDKKAVISRFLEMGMVQNLLEILVDSERSICEKALGVLDGICSHREGRNKVCENVLAVPLLVKKLLRVSDLATDFSVSILWRLGKDDEDGEGTVALEALQVGAFQKLLLLLQVGCKETTKEKVTELLKILNLYRNSVECIDSFDFKNLKRPF is encoded by the coding sequence ATGATTTCAACATGGAGAAGGAGAATATCTGCACGTCGTGCAGCAAAGAAGCAAAGTTTGGAGGAGGAAGATAATGCTAACATGGAGCTAGCAATACCGAGCCATTTTCGTTGCCCAATTTCACTCGACTTGATGAAAGATCCAGTGACGTTGTCAACTGGGATAACATACGATAGGGAGAGCATCGAGAAGTGGATCGAGGCGGGTAATGTTACATGTCCCATCACTAAGAGGGTCTTGAGAGATCTTGAGCCTATACCTAATCATGCCATAAGAAAAATCATTCAAGAATGGTGTGTGGAGAATAGGTCTTATGGGGTGGAAAGGATTCCAACTCCTAGAATTCCTGTAACTTCCCATGAAGTTTTGGAGATTCTCACAAAAATAGAGGATGCAATACGAAGAAATGATGACGAATCTTGCCTAGGTTTGGTGTCAATGATCAAGTCTTTGGCTAAAGAAAGTGATAGAAACAAGAGATGTATTGTCTCGAACAAGGCGGGCAGGGTTTTATCTGCTGCATTTGAGGCCTTATCCAAGAGGGATTCTATCAATGAACACGTTGCATTATATGAAGAAATCTTGTCCATGTTGACGATATCATTAGAGTCGCCTCTTGATGAGGAGACAAAGAAGAATATGTCCACAAGTGAATCCTTACAATCCATCGTGTGGTTCTTGAGATTTGGGAGTTTGCCCGGTCAAAGAAATGCGGTATTAGTCTTAAAAGTAATACTTTCTTGCAATGATCAAGAAATGGTTGAGGATTTGGTCAAGATTGAAGGGCTTTTAGATGCATTAGTGAAGTTGATCAAAGAGCCCATTTGCCCCACCACAACAAAAGCAAGCCTGTTAGCAATGTACTATATAATAACATCATCTCAGCTGAATTCAGACAAGAAAGCTGTCATATCAAGATTTCTTGAAATGGGGATGGTTCAAAATCTTCTCGAGATTCTCGTGGATTCTGAAAGAAGCATATGTGAGAAGGCTTTAGGTGTCTTGGATGGGATTTGTAGTCATAGGGAAGGGAGAAACAAGGTGTGTGAAAATGTTCTAGCAGTGCCACTTCTGGTGAAGAAATTGTTACGCGTTTCGGATTTGGCTACAGACTTTTCCGTTTCAATTCTATGGAGATTGGGAAAGGATGATGAAGATGGAGAAGGGACTGTTGCGCTTGAAGCACTTCAAGTAGGCGCTTTCCAGAAGTTGCTGTTGCTTTTGCAGGTTGGTTGCAAGGAAACAACAAAGGAGAAAGTGACTGAGCTTTTGAAGATATTGAATCTATATAGAAATAGCGTGGAATGTATAGATTCTTTTGATTTCAAGAATCTCAAAAGGCCATTTTGA